From the Ciconia boyciana chromosome 24, ASM3463844v1, whole genome shotgun sequence genome, one window contains:
- the KCNN1 gene encoding small conductance calcium-activated potassium channel protein 1 isoform X1: MSGCRYNGGVARPRGPLSASACTLHPLEGESQPLRARRPPSLEVVVSRPEQPRGPDPGPTVAPGQDATEERGRGPRRNQNIGYKLGHRRALFEKRKRLSDYALIFGMFGIVVMVTETELSWGVYTKESSYSFALKCLISLSTVILLGLIVMYHAREIQLFMVDNGADDWRIAMTYERIFFIALELIVCAIHPIPGQYLFTWTARLAFTYAASVADADVDIILSIPMFLRLYLIGRVMLLHSKLFTDASSRSIGALNKINFNTRFVMKTLMTICPGTVLLVFSISSWIIAAWTVRVCERYHDKQEVTSNFLGAMWLISITFLSIGYGDMVPHTYCGKGVCLLTGIMGAGCTALVVAVVARKLELTKAEKHVHNFMMDTQLTKRVKNAAANVLRETWLIYKHTKLVKKIDHAKVRKHQRKFLQAIHQLRSVKMEQRKLNDQANTLVDLAKTQNIMYDMVSELQERNEDLEKRLGALESKMEALGLSLLALPGLVSQALGQQQRELLGSWTPRLCSATAPCTPTRPPRSPSTAPPTSSDSG; the protein is encoded by the exons ATGAGCGGCTGCCGGTACAATGGGGGGGTGGCACGGCCCCGGGGCCCCCTGAGCgcctctgcctgcaccctgcacccacTGGAGGGTGAGAGCCAGCCGCTGCGGGCCCGCCGGCCCCCCAGCCTCGAGGTGGTGGTCTCACGGCCGGAGCAGCCCAGGGGTCCGGATCCCGGCCCGACGGTGGCCCCGGGGCAGGATGCGACCGAGGAACGGGGACGAGGACCCCGGAGGAACCAGAACATCGGGTACAAGCTGGGGCACCGGCGAGCCCTCTTCGAGAAGCGGAAGCGCCTCAGCGATTACGCCCTCATCTTCGGGATGTTCGGCATCGTGGTCATGGTCACGGAGACGGAGCTGTCCTGGGGGGTCTACACCAAG GAGTCGTCGTATTCGTTTGCACTGAAATGCCTTATCAGCCTCTCGACCGTCATCCTCCTGGGGCTCATCGTCATGTACCACGCCAGGGAGATCCAG CTCTTCATGGTGGATAACGGCGCCGACGACTGGCGCATCGCCATGACCTACGAGCGCATCTTCTTCATCGCCCTGGAGCTGATCGTCTGCGCCATCCACCCCATCCCCGGCCAGTACCTCTTCACCTGGACGGCGCGGTTGGCCTTCACCTACGCCGCCTCGGTGGCCGACGCCGACGTGGACATCATCCTCTCGATCCCCATGTTCCTGCGGCTGTACCTGATCGGGCGCGTcatgctgctgcacagcaagCTCTTCACCGACGCCTCCTCCCGCAGCATCGGTGCCCTCAACAAAATCAACTTCAACACCCGCTTCGTCATGAAGACCCTCATGACTATCTGCCCCGGCACCGTCCTCCTGGTCTTCAGCATCTCCTCCTGGATCATCGCAGCCTGGACGGTCCGCGTCTGCGAGAG GTACCATGACAAGCAGGAGGTGACCAGCAACTTCTTGGGGGCCATGTGGCTGATCTCCATCACCTTCCTCTCCATCGGCTACGGGGACATGGTGCCGCACACCTACTGCGGGAAGGGCGTGTGTCTGCTCACCGGCATCATG GGTGCCGGCTGCACCGCTCTGGTTGTCGCCGTCGTTGCCAGAAAGCTAGAGCTCACCAAAGCGGAGAAACACGTGCACAACTTCATGATGGATACGCAGCTAACGAAGCGG GtgaaaaatgctgctgccaACGTACTCAGGGAAACGTGGCTCATCTACAAACACACCAAGCTGGTGAAGAAGATCGACCATGCCAAAGTTCGGAAACACCAGCGTAAGTTCCTCCAAGCCATCCATCA GTTGAGGAGCGTGAAGATGGAGCAGCGGAAGCTGAACGACCAGGCCAACACGTTGGTGGACCTGGCGAAG ACCCAGAACATCATGTACGACATGGTCTCGGAGCTGCAGGAGCGTAACGAGGACCTGGAGAAGCGGCTGGGCGCCCTGGAGAGCAAGATGGAGgcgctggggctgagcctgctggcgctgccggggctggtCAGCCaagccctggggcagcagcagcgcgaGCTCCTGGGGAGCTGGACCCCCCGTCTCTGCTCCGCCACGGCCCCTTGCACCCCTACTCGACCCCCCAGGTCCCCTTCCACCGCCCCCCCAACCTCCTCGGACAGCgggtga
- the KCNN1 gene encoding small conductance calcium-activated potassium channel protein 1 isoform X2, giving the protein MSGCRYNGGVARPRGPLSASACTLHPLEGESQPLRARRPPSLEVVVSRPEQPRGPDPGPTVAPGQDATEERGRGPRRNQNIGYKLGHRRALFEKRKRLSDYALIFGMFGIVVMVTETELSWGVYTKESSYSFALKCLISLSTVILLGLIVMYHAREIQYLFTWTARLAFTYAASVADADVDIILSIPMFLRLYLIGRVMLLHSKLFTDASSRSIGALNKINFNTRFVMKTLMTICPGTVLLVFSISSWIIAAWTVRVCERYHDKQEVTSNFLGAMWLISITFLSIGYGDMVPHTYCGKGVCLLTGIMGAGCTALVVAVVARKLELTKAEKHVHNFMMDTQLTKRVKNAAANVLRETWLIYKHTKLVKKIDHAKVRKHQRKFLQAIHQLRSVKMEQRKLNDQANTLVDLAKTQNIMYDMVSELQERNEDLEKRLGALESKMEALGLSLLALPGLVSQALGQQQRELLGSWTPRLCSATAPCTPTRPPRSPSTAPPTSSDSG; this is encoded by the exons ATGAGCGGCTGCCGGTACAATGGGGGGGTGGCACGGCCCCGGGGCCCCCTGAGCgcctctgcctgcaccctgcacccacTGGAGGGTGAGAGCCAGCCGCTGCGGGCCCGCCGGCCCCCCAGCCTCGAGGTGGTGGTCTCACGGCCGGAGCAGCCCAGGGGTCCGGATCCCGGCCCGACGGTGGCCCCGGGGCAGGATGCGACCGAGGAACGGGGACGAGGACCCCGGAGGAACCAGAACATCGGGTACAAGCTGGGGCACCGGCGAGCCCTCTTCGAGAAGCGGAAGCGCCTCAGCGATTACGCCCTCATCTTCGGGATGTTCGGCATCGTGGTCATGGTCACGGAGACGGAGCTGTCCTGGGGGGTCTACACCAAG GAGTCGTCGTATTCGTTTGCACTGAAATGCCTTATCAGCCTCTCGACCGTCATCCTCCTGGGGCTCATCGTCATGTACCACGCCAGGGAGATCCAG TACCTCTTCACCTGGACGGCGCGGTTGGCCTTCACCTACGCCGCCTCGGTGGCCGACGCCGACGTGGACATCATCCTCTCGATCCCCATGTTCCTGCGGCTGTACCTGATCGGGCGCGTcatgctgctgcacagcaagCTCTTCACCGACGCCTCCTCCCGCAGCATCGGTGCCCTCAACAAAATCAACTTCAACACCCGCTTCGTCATGAAGACCCTCATGACTATCTGCCCCGGCACCGTCCTCCTGGTCTTCAGCATCTCCTCCTGGATCATCGCAGCCTGGACGGTCCGCGTCTGCGAGAG GTACCATGACAAGCAGGAGGTGACCAGCAACTTCTTGGGGGCCATGTGGCTGATCTCCATCACCTTCCTCTCCATCGGCTACGGGGACATGGTGCCGCACACCTACTGCGGGAAGGGCGTGTGTCTGCTCACCGGCATCATG GGTGCCGGCTGCACCGCTCTGGTTGTCGCCGTCGTTGCCAGAAAGCTAGAGCTCACCAAAGCGGAGAAACACGTGCACAACTTCATGATGGATACGCAGCTAACGAAGCGG GtgaaaaatgctgctgccaACGTACTCAGGGAAACGTGGCTCATCTACAAACACACCAAGCTGGTGAAGAAGATCGACCATGCCAAAGTTCGGAAACACCAGCGTAAGTTCCTCCAAGCCATCCATCA GTTGAGGAGCGTGAAGATGGAGCAGCGGAAGCTGAACGACCAGGCCAACACGTTGGTGGACCTGGCGAAG ACCCAGAACATCATGTACGACATGGTCTCGGAGCTGCAGGAGCGTAACGAGGACCTGGAGAAGCGGCTGGGCGCCCTGGAGAGCAAGATGGAGgcgctggggctgagcctgctggcgctgccggggctggtCAGCCaagccctggggcagcagcagcgcgaGCTCCTGGGGAGCTGGACCCCCCGTCTCTGCTCCGCCACGGCCCCTTGCACCCCTACTCGACCCCCCAGGTCCCCTTCCACCGCCCCCCCAACCTCCTCGGACAGCgggtga